The following proteins are co-located in the Nitrospirota bacterium genome:
- a CDS encoding ABC transporter ATP-binding protein, with protein MSLLEIRNISKRFGGVQAVKDVSFSVQQGSIKAVIGPNGAGKTTLFNLVSGFLYPDAGAIIYQGVPINGKAPYEIAGYGLSRTFQHIKLFAHMTALENVMVGCHVRSRAGFLAGMLNLPWTRREEQEIRDKARAMMDFLGIAKLTGVEALSLSYGQQRAVELARALAGGPTMLLLDEPAAGLNMRETADVAKLITRVRDLGITVLIVEHDMSLVMNISDEIVVLSYGEMIADDVPRAVQTNPEVVRVYLGEDDA; from the coding sequence ATGTCTCTTCTTGAAATAAGAAATATCAGCAAGCGCTTTGGCGGAGTCCAGGCGGTGAAAGACGTAAGCTTCTCCGTGCAACAAGGAAGCATCAAGGCGGTCATCGGACCGAACGGCGCGGGAAAAACCACGCTGTTCAACCTTGTGTCCGGATTTTTATACCCGGACGCCGGCGCCATCATATATCAAGGGGTGCCGATCAACGGGAAAGCTCCCTACGAGATCGCCGGGTACGGACTGTCACGCACGTTCCAGCACATCAAGCTCTTCGCCCACATGACCGCGCTCGAGAACGTCATGGTCGGCTGCCATGTCAGAAGCAGGGCGGGATTTCTCGCCGGCATGCTGAACCTGCCCTGGACCCGGCGCGAAGAACAGGAGATCCGGGACAAAGCGCGCGCAATGATGGACTTTCTCGGGATCGCGAAGCTGACCGGGGTTGAGGCCCTGAGCCTCTCTTACGGCCAGCAGCGTGCCGTGGAACTCGCCCGTGCACTGGCGGGCGGCCCGACCATGCTGTTGCTCGACGAGCCCGCAGCGGGCCTCAATATGCGTGAGACAGCGGACGTGGCAAAACTGATCACCAGGGTTCGCGACCTCGGCATCACTGTTTTGATCGTTGAACACGACATGTCCCTGGTCATGAACATCTCCGACGAGATTGTCGTACTCAGCTACGGCGAAATGATCGCCGATGACGTGCCGCGTGCGGTACAGACCAATCCCGAGGTCGTCCGTGTATATCTGGGAGAGGACGATGCTTAA